The sequence GGATGGTCTTAATGGAAAAAATAAGTATGAGTAAGACAAGTTCTATAGGATTGACTGTATTTTTGATATTTGTTTTGATTGGAGCTGTTTATGGTAATCCAAATTATATATATCCTCACGATATAAGAATTACGATAAAATCACATAGGTGGGGGTAAACAATGTTAAATGTAAATAGAAAAATAATAGTGGTAATATTTGTTTTAGCGTTAATATTAACCTTGTTTTCCACTTTTGTATTTGCAGCTCCAATCCTTACATCTTCAATATCTGCAACGCCAATTGTTCAACCAAACGAGACAATAACTGTCGTAATGACAGTTACTAATACTGGAGACCAAACGGCAAATAATGTGCTACCTTCGACGTTAACTATTGGTGGCACAGGGACTGTGACAGGTCCATTAACAGGCCCCCCATTCACACCTGTAACTCTAGCAGCAGGAGGAAGCACAACATTCTCATGGACATACACTGCAGGACCAATAGGCGCAGACAAATATAGAGATGTTAACTTCACAGGTAACGCATCTGGGACATATGGAGCTTCAAGTACAGTTTCCTCATCACCAAGCACTTCAAACAACGTTGTTATAGGTTATTGTGATTATACAGAGTGTTATACTGTTCCATTTGGCGCTGAACGAAATCTTAATCTAAATGAAGCTTTCAAGTATTGTTTCCCTACTGCTTCTTCTGGTGGCATTACTATTTTTCTTGGACCTTTTTATGGAACAGCAACTTTACAGCCAGCCGGTCAACAGATTCGATATATATCTAC is a genomic window of Methanofastidiosum sp. containing:
- a CDS encoding Ig-like domain-containing protein, with amino-acid sequence MLNVNRKIIVVIFVLALILTLFSTFVFAAPILTSSISATPIVQPNETITVVMTVTNTGDQTANNVLPSTLTIGGTGTVTGPLTGPPFTPVTLAAGGSTTFSWTYTAGPIGADKYRDVNFTGNASGTYGASSTVSSSPSTSNNVVIGYCDYTECYTVPFGAERNLNLNEAFKYCFPTASSGGITIFLGPFYGTATLQPAGQQIRYISTNRAACDEGPDWIIFKATDNQGNTRGYFKICIGVDCSALPIANPDTATVCSSSYVDIYVLGNDINYGTSPVLAVLDPPLFGSTQIFNNGTTGAYIRYTAPTSSGTYDFNYTVTNGIYPSNAATVTVVVKKTPVAVDDSPAAICSNAPPLDIAVLSNDANY